A single window of Anaerocolumna chitinilytica DNA harbors:
- a CDS encoding MutS-related protein has translation MEILLGILVLFLIFLIKGIYDKRAWYKNLRQKMINDWGKVPEEEYTTEKFESLSAYYNTQLDKSKDVDDITWNDINMEEIFMLINNTGSAIGEEYLYAMLHKLEFSGEKLKEREKLMNLFADREDLRLELQLALYKMGKISNVSVYEYINRLEGLETKKIWPHLLMGAGFIVSVILIPFNPLIGGILTALMLGNNVYQYYRERAKIEIYFTVCAYIVRLLEGVNTIIKLNIPEINDYAVKLKKSKGVFQKFIRGSFLLIPKNAGGDLLGVFLDYLNLIFHIDLIKFYSMLDCFKANREALNMIYETVGLLDSCIAAASFRKMIPFYSIPDLNNTVKPFLEVEDIYNPMIDEPVLNSIHTKNSVLITGSNASGKSTFIKTLAVNAILSQTIYTSLSSSYKASFFKVLSSMALKDNLLGKESYYIVEIKSLKRIIDRTEEHIPTLCFVDEVLRGTNTLERIAASSQILKFLSEINTICFAATHDIELTHILENFYSNYHFKEQIVENNVLFDYKLIEGRAVSKNAIKLLEVMGYPSIVTESASDNAEYFLKEGKWNILKS, from the coding sequence ATGGAGATTTTATTAGGGATTCTGGTATTATTCCTTATATTTCTGATAAAGGGGATTTATGATAAAAGAGCCTGGTACAAGAACCTAAGACAAAAGATGATCAATGATTGGGGAAAGGTACCGGAAGAAGAGTACACCACTGAGAAGTTCGAATCACTATCGGCTTATTATAATACACAGCTTGACAAGTCAAAAGATGTGGATGATATTACCTGGAACGACATCAATATGGAAGAGATATTTATGCTGATTAATAATACTGGCAGTGCCATCGGAGAAGAGTATCTGTATGCAATGCTTCATAAGCTTGAATTCAGCGGAGAGAAGCTGAAAGAAAGAGAGAAGCTTATGAATTTATTTGCCGACAGGGAGGATCTTCGATTAGAATTACAACTTGCCTTATATAAGATGGGTAAGATTAGTAATGTATCAGTATATGAATATATCAATCGATTAGAAGGTTTGGAAACGAAAAAAATTTGGCCCCATTTACTTATGGGAGCAGGTTTTATTGTATCAGTTATATTGATACCGTTTAATCCGCTTATTGGCGGAATACTAACCGCCTTGATGCTAGGGAATAATGTTTATCAGTATTACAGGGAAAGAGCCAAGATTGAGATCTATTTTACCGTATGCGCATACATTGTAAGATTATTAGAGGGAGTTAATACAATAATAAAACTGAACATACCTGAAATCAATGATTATGCTGTTAAACTTAAAAAATCAAAAGGTGTATTTCAGAAGTTTATCCGAGGCTCCTTTTTGCTGATACCAAAGAATGCCGGAGGGGATTTACTTGGAGTATTTTTAGATTATTTAAATTTGATTTTCCATATTGATTTAATCAAATTCTATTCTATGCTGGATTGTTTTAAAGCAAACCGAGAGGCTTTGAATATGATATATGAAACCGTAGGACTCCTTGACAGTTGTATCGCTGCGGCTTCCTTTCGTAAGATGATTCCTTTCTATTCCATACCTGATCTTAATAATACCGTGAAGCCTTTTTTGGAAGTGGAAGATATCTATAATCCTATGATAGATGAGCCTGTGCTAAACTCCATCCATACCAAAAACTCTGTTTTAATAACCGGCTCTAATGCATCCGGTAAATCAACCTTTATTAAGACTTTAGCAGTAAATGCAATTCTTTCCCAGACAATTTATACTTCCTTAAGCAGCAGCTATAAAGCCAGTTTTTTCAAGGTGCTCTCTTCTATGGCATTAAAGGATAATCTTCTTGGAAAGGAAAGTTATTATATTGTTGAGATAAAATCCTTAAAGCGAATTATAGACCGCACAGAAGAACATATACCTACACTGTGTTTTGTTGATGAGGTTCTACGAGGAACCAATACATTGGAGCGTATTGCTGCATCCAGCCAGATACTTAAGTTTCTGAGCGAAATCAATACAATCTGCTTTGCTGCCACTCATGATATTGAATTGACTCATATTCTGGAGAATTTCTATTCTAATTATCATTTTAAAGAACAGATAGTAGAAAATAACGTTTTATTTGATTATAAGCTGATTGAGGGAAGAGCTGTGTCAAAGAATGCAATTAAACTGTTAGAAGTTATGGGATATCCGAGTATTGTAACAGAATCGGCTTCTGATAATGCAGAATACTTTTTGAAAGAAGGCAAATGGAATATACTTAAATCATAG
- a CDS encoding C40 family peptidase produces MNHSTTRFLKISCLCVTGTLLFALNTKYTSAEAIYGEQPLAGISVTLDKYYDSANAAASSEITIATLESSVAAYDYNNLGIADVDNHLNIRKAPGEDQKIIGKLPKNAGCTIIDEDKNGWVKIKSGKVTGYVKKEFLITGDKAVSLAKKVGSLVATVNTETLNVREEASLLGGVVTSVPSDEDLEVTAVSTDWVKVKIDDDEGYVARQYVDLSYQLEKAVTSDELSSGTSGIRAQMIAYAKQFLGNPYVWGGTSLTNGTDCSGFTLGVYARFGYSLPRVSRSQACSGTSINSSSIKPGDLVFYGSGSYISHVAMYIGNGQVIHASNPRTGIKISNMFYRSPIKIVRVIND; encoded by the coding sequence ATGAACCATAGTACTACCAGATTTTTAAAGATTTCATGCCTTTGTGTAACCGGTACATTATTGTTTGCTTTAAATACCAAGTACACAAGCGCAGAGGCTATCTATGGTGAACAGCCTTTAGCAGGAATATCCGTTACTTTGGACAAGTATTATGATTCAGCCAATGCGGCTGCTTCATCGGAGATTACCATTGCTACTCTGGAATCCAGTGTCGCTGCATATGACTATAATAACCTTGGTATAGCGGATGTAGACAATCACTTAAATATCCGCAAGGCTCCCGGCGAAGATCAGAAGATCATAGGTAAATTACCAAAGAACGCAGGATGTACAATAATAGATGAAGATAAAAACGGATGGGTTAAGATTAAATCCGGTAAAGTTACAGGTTACGTAAAGAAGGAATTCCTTATAACAGGAGATAAAGCAGTATCTCTTGCCAAGAAGGTAGGAAGTCTGGTAGCCACAGTTAATACAGAGACTCTTAATGTAAGAGAAGAAGCAAGCCTTTTAGGAGGCGTAGTTACAAGTGTTCCCAGTGATGAAGACTTGGAAGTTACAGCGGTATCTACTGATTGGGTTAAGGTTAAGATTGATGATGATGAAGGATATGTTGCCAGACAATACGTTGATTTATCCTATCAGTTAGAAAAAGCAGTTACATCAGATGAGCTTTCCTCCGGTACCTCCGGCATCAGAGCACAAATGATTGCTTATGCAAAACAGTTTTTAGGTAATCCTTATGTTTGGGGAGGCACCAGCCTTACAAACGGAACTGACTGTTCAGGATTTACTTTAGGCGTATATGCCAGGTTTGGCTATTCCCTTCCAAGGGTTTCAAGAAGTCAGGCTTGTTCAGGAACCAGTATTAATTCTTCCAGTATCAAACCGGGAGATCTGGTATTTTATGGAAGCGGCAGCTATATCAGCCACGTTGCAATGTACATCGGGAATGGTCAGGTTATTCATGCAAGTAATCCAAGAACCGGTATTAAGATATCAAATATGTTCTATCGTTCACCGATAAAGATTGTAAGAGTTATTAATGATTAA
- the spoIVA gene encoding stage IV sporulation protein A yields the protein MLDQYSSLDTSSQIYDVYNDIKARTGGDIYIGVVGPVRTGKSTFIKRFMDLLVIPNITDIHNKERAIDELPQSAAGKTIMTTEPKFIPKEAAQIQLGEDTKVNIRLIDCVGFMVEGAAGHIENEQERLVKTPWFDYEIPFTQAAELGTQKVINDHSTIGIVVTTDGSFGDLQRDNYITAEEKTIGELKKLKKPFIVLLNTNRPYSETSQNLATDISEKYNVNCIPVNCEQLRKEDINHIMSNILSVFPVSEINFFIPKWAEMLPDDHWLKVDLIDSVKQLLKRLTLIRDVRNDNMATDSKYVNRFKIDKVEMEDGSVKVFVEFDDSYYYNILSDLIGVNIADEYQLISTIRELAAVKKEYGKVAGACEEVRQKGYGVVNPAKEEILIEEPEIMRHGNKYGVKIKATAPSVHMIKAMIETEIAPIVGSEEQANDLINYIRKNSSENPEGIWETNIYGKSIQQLVEEGINTKISKMTDESQIKLQETMQKIINESNGGIICIII from the coding sequence ATGTTGGATCAATATTCGTCACTGGATACGTCAAGCCAGATATATGATGTTTATAATGATATTAAGGCTAGGACAGGCGGTGACATATACATAGGTGTGGTGGGACCGGTAAGAACGGGGAAGTCAACTTTCATTAAGCGTTTTATGGATTTGCTGGTAATTCCGAATATTACTGATATCCACAATAAAGAGAGGGCAATTGATGAATTACCGCAGAGTGCTGCCGGTAAGACAATAATGACTACAGAGCCTAAATTCATTCCGAAAGAAGCTGCTCAGATTCAGCTGGGAGAAGATACAAAGGTAAATATCCGTTTGATTGACTGTGTAGGTTTTATGGTTGAAGGTGCAGCGGGACACATTGAAAATGAGCAGGAGCGCCTGGTAAAAACACCTTGGTTTGATTATGAGATTCCATTTACACAGGCAGCAGAACTTGGTACACAAAAAGTTATTAATGACCATTCCACCATTGGAATAGTGGTTACTACGGATGGCAGCTTTGGGGATCTTCAGAGAGACAATTACATCACAGCCGAAGAAAAGACAATTGGAGAGCTTAAGAAACTAAAAAAACCTTTTATCGTATTACTTAATACCAACAGGCCTTATTCAGAAACCAGCCAGAATCTTGCAACTGACATTTCTGAAAAGTATAATGTAAATTGTATACCGGTAAACTGCGAACAACTAAGAAAAGAAGACATCAATCATATCATGTCAAATATCCTCTCGGTATTCCCTGTATCAGAAATCAACTTCTTTATACCCAAATGGGCAGAAATGCTTCCAGATGACCATTGGCTTAAAGTAGATTTAATTGATTCTGTAAAGCAGCTGTTAAAACGTCTTACGTTAATTCGGGATGTCAGAAATGACAATATGGCAACAGACAGCAAATATGTGAACCGTTTCAAGATTGACAAGGTTGAGATGGAAGATGGTTCAGTAAAAGTATTTGTCGAGTTTGATGATTCGTATTATTATAACATACTAAGTGACCTTATCGGAGTCAATATTGCAGACGAATATCAGCTCATCAGTACGATAAGAGAACTGGCAGCAGTAAAGAAGGAGTACGGTAAAGTAGCAGGAGCTTGTGAAGAGGTTCGTCAGAAGGGCTATGGTGTTGTTAATCCTGCCAAAGAGGAGATTCTAATTGAAGAACCTGAAATTATGCGGCATGGAAATAAGTACGGCGTTAAGATTAAAGCAACAGCACCTTCCGTGCATATGATTAAAGCGATGATAGAGACAGAGATCGCCCCTATTGTAGGAAGTGAAGAGCAGGCTAATGACCTGATAAATTATATTCGTAAGAATTCATCGGAGAATCCGGAGGGAATCTGGGAAACAAATATTTATGGAAAGTCCATCCAGCAGCTTGTAGAAGAAGGAATTAATACAAAGATCAGCAAGATGACAGATGAGAGCCAGATAAAACTTCAAGAAACGATGCAAAAGATTATAAATGAAAGCAATGGCGGTATTATTTGTATTATCATATAA
- a CDS encoding nitrogenase component 1, whose translation MAEFIERAKFTCALGGALTTIAGINRVIPIVHAAGGCAAALSGTYNLAAGYRGTGYCGGTMIPTTNISENNIVFGGEERLEEQIENSLEILDADLYIVITGCQVEIIGDDAVGVARRFKDRNVIGASTPGFLGNTFKGYDAVIKAIIKEVVTPAENKSLNTVNILGVVPGHDVFYRGNLDEIKRLLGLLGIRANTFFGTGESIADIRRYGEAALTIVFSNQAGIESAELFTELHDIPSIRTDLPIGPEATESFLYQIGEVLGIEKEYIEAVTEKEKRKYYSFLERIVDIYSDIDFQRYVIVAADSYYAYPLTRFLANDLGWIPFITAINDITDEGEQENYKKKFEGITSVTKPRVTFNQNAGELIKEVRGSWPFNHNQKYYDTFGPAFVVGSSIERGLAEKLGAGFLSVAFPVSNRVVLSKGYVGFQGGLTLLEDLITELVSAR comes from the coding sequence GTGGCAGAATTTATTGAACGTGCTAAATTTACGTGCGCTTTGGGAGGAGCTTTGACTACCATAGCAGGAATTAACAGAGTAATCCCCATTGTCCATGCAGCAGGTGGTTGTGCAGCAGCACTATCCGGCACTTATAACCTGGCTGCCGGTTATCGGGGAACCGGTTACTGCGGTGGAACTATGATTCCAACTACGAATATCTCGGAAAATAATATTGTTTTCGGAGGGGAAGAACGGCTGGAGGAACAGATAGAGAACTCGCTTGAGATTCTGGATGCAGATCTCTACATTGTTATAACAGGATGTCAGGTAGAAATTATAGGAGACGACGCTGTTGGTGTGGCAAGACGGTTTAAGGACAGGAATGTAATCGGAGCCAGTACACCGGGATTTTTAGGCAATACCTTTAAAGGTTATGATGCTGTGATAAAGGCAATCATTAAGGAGGTAGTAACACCGGCAGAAAATAAGAGCTTGAATACAGTAAACATACTGGGAGTCGTTCCGGGCCATGATGTATTTTACCGGGGAAATCTAGATGAAATAAAACGATTACTGGGTTTACTGGGTATAAGAGCTAATACTTTTTTTGGAACCGGAGAATCTATTGCTGACATTCGAAGATATGGGGAAGCTGCCTTGACTATCGTATTCTCTAACCAAGCCGGTATAGAGTCTGCAGAACTGTTTACAGAGCTGCATGATATCCCCTCCATCCGTACAGACCTACCCATTGGACCCGAAGCGACGGAAAGTTTTCTTTACCAGATAGGCGAAGTACTGGGTATTGAAAAAGAATATATAGAAGCTGTGACGGAGAAGGAAAAAAGAAAATATTATTCCTTTCTGGAACGGATTGTAGACATCTATTCCGATATTGATTTCCAGCGTTATGTTATTGTAGCAGCTGACAGTTATTATGCCTATCCCTTGACCAGGTTTCTTGCAAATGATTTAGGCTGGATACCTTTTATAACTGCTATTAATGATATTACAGACGAAGGAGAACAAGAGAATTACAAAAAGAAGTTTGAAGGTATCACCTCAGTAACGAAACCTAGAGTCACATTTAATCAGAATGCAGGAGAACTGATAAAGGAAGTCAGAGGCAGTTGGCCATTTAACCATAATCAGAAATACTATGATACTTTCGGGCCGGCCTTTGTGGTTGGGAGCAGTATTGAAAGAGGTCTGGCGGAAAAGCTGGGAGCAGGATTTTTATCCGTAGCCTTTCCGGTAAGTAACAGGGTGGTTTTAAGCAAGGGTTATGTGGGTTTTCAAGGAGGATTGACCTTATTGGAAGATTTAATTACAGAACTGGTTTCTGCCAGATAG
- the plsY gene encoding glycerol-3-phosphate 1-O-acyltransferase PlsY: MLRNIIICLILGYLCGCFSTAYFVGRANNIDIRKYGSGNAGTTNAMRLLGVKAGILTFLGDALKALIPILIITFVALKNEPYVHLVALYAGLGVVIGHNFPFWLHFKGGKGIAATGGVILAFDWRIGLAAFVVFVVSVAITRYVSVGSLLISLLFPIGVLVFYPGDLHMLLISFLFTVLAFIRHRTNIQRLMNGTENKIGQKAKIEK, encoded by the coding sequence ATGCTGCGTAACATTATTATATGTTTAATTTTGGGATATTTGTGCGGCTGTTTTTCAACTGCTTATTTTGTAGGAAGAGCAAATAATATTGATATCAGAAAATATGGAAGCGGAAATGCCGGGACTACGAATGCAATGCGTTTACTTGGAGTAAAGGCAGGAATTTTGACCTTTTTAGGAGATGCTTTAAAAGCACTTATTCCTATTTTGATAATAACTTTTGTAGCTTTAAAAAATGAACCCTATGTTCATCTGGTGGCACTTTATGCTGGTCTTGGCGTTGTTATCGGACACAATTTCCCTTTTTGGTTACATTTTAAGGGAGGAAAAGGCATTGCGGCTACCGGCGGAGTAATTCTTGCTTTTGATTGGAGAATCGGATTAGCAGCATTTGTTGTATTTGTGGTTTCCGTCGCTATAACCAGATATGTTTCCGTCGGTTCATTATTGATATCTCTGTTGTTTCCCATCGGAGTATTAGTTTTCTATCCGGGGGACCTACATATGCTTCTGATAAGTTTCCTATTTACGGTACTGGCTTTTATCAGACATAGGACCAATATCCAGAGGCTTATGAATGGAACTGAGAATAAGATTGGGCAAAAGGCAAAAATAGAAAAATAA
- a CDS encoding pyridoxamine 5'-phosphate oxidase family protein, with protein MSASEQKIKEYLRANQRIILATTDGEGSPDVRILGGYGMEEYTVYFSTTKNSSKNNQLNENKNTAVLFQHDNQYISRYFNVTLYGVAVLLDKNSEYEKGKDIIVNKNPNIKITKETHNIYKIIPQKLKVLDFGEPTAEDRVTILSFTN; from the coding sequence ATGTCCGCATCAGAACAGAAAATAAAAGAATATTTAAGAGCGAACCAAAGAATTATATTAGCAACCACAGACGGGGAGGGTAGTCCCGATGTTCGGATTTTGGGTGGTTATGGTATGGAGGAATATACGGTTTATTTTTCTACTACAAAGAACAGCAGCAAAAATAATCAATTAAATGAAAATAAAAATACAGCAGTTTTATTTCAGCATGACAATCAGTATATATCCAGGTATTTTAATGTAACCCTTTATGGAGTAGCTGTATTATTGGATAAGAACAGTGAATATGAAAAAGGTAAGGATATTATAGTGAATAAAAATCCTAATATAAAGATAACGAAAGAAACACATAATATCTATAAAATTATCCCCCAGAAATTAAAAGTTCTTGATTTTGGAGAGCCCACTGCGGAAGATAGAGTTACCATTCTTTCGTTTACAAATTAG
- a CDS encoding NAD(P)H-dependent glycerol-3-phosphate dehydrogenase, which produces MAKISILGAGAWGTAIAILLGNNGHEVVLWSALQAEVEQLINDRELKDKLPGIKLPSSVSVSGDIKASCVNKDLIVFAVASPFVRATAKNVSSFIAKNQIIVNVGKGIEENTLETLTDIIKDEIPQADVAVLSGPSHAEEVSRGIPTTCVVGADSKDTAHFIQDVFMSERFRVYTSPDVIGIELGGSIKNVIALAAGIADGLGFGDNTKAALMTRGIAEISRLGIAMGGKMETFAGLSGVGDLIVTCTSKHSRNRNAGFLIGQGYTMEEAMKEVKQIVEGVYSAKAALALAKKYEVEMPIVEQVNQVLFENKSALEAVSDLLLRDKRREYSELQWEK; this is translated from the coding sequence ATGGCGAAAATTAGCATATTAGGTGCAGGTGCATGGGGAACAGCAATTGCTATCTTACTTGGAAATAATGGGCATGAGGTAGTATTGTGGTCAGCCCTGCAAGCAGAAGTAGAACAATTGATAAATGACCGGGAATTAAAGGATAAACTTCCTGGAATTAAACTTCCCAGTAGTGTAAGCGTCAGCGGTGATATAAAAGCCTCCTGTGTAAATAAGGATTTAATTGTATTCGCAGTAGCATCACCTTTTGTTCGTGCAACAGCAAAGAATGTGAGCAGTTTTATCGCTAAAAATCAGATTATCGTAAATGTAGGAAAAGGAATCGAGGAAAACACCCTTGAAACATTAACGGATATCATTAAAGATGAGATTCCACAGGCAGATGTAGCGGTACTATCAGGGCCAAGCCATGCGGAAGAAGTTAGCCGCGGGATTCCTACCACCTGCGTTGTAGGAGCGGATTCTAAGGATACGGCACACTTTATTCAGGATGTTTTTATGAGTGAACGTTTCCGTGTATATACAAGTCCTGATGTTATCGGTATCGAACTTGGAGGTTCTATTAAGAATGTAATAGCTTTGGCAGCAGGTATTGCCGATGGACTTGGCTTTGGAGATAATACCAAAGCAGCCCTTATGACAAGAGGAATTGCAGAAATCAGCCGTTTAGGTATTGCTATGGGTGGCAAGATGGAAACCTTTGCTGGTCTTTCCGGTGTAGGAGATTTAATTGTAACCTGTACCAGTAAGCACAGCAGAAATCGTAATGCTGGATTTTTAATTGGACAAGGATATACGATGGAAGAAGCCATGAAGGAAGTGAAACAGATAGTAGAAGGTGTTTATTCTGCAAAAGCTGCACTGGCGTTGGCTAAAAAGTATGAAGTTGAAATGCCGATTGTAGAGCAGGTAAATCAGGTTCTATTTGAAAATAAATCAGCACTGGAAGCGGTATCGGACTTACTTCTTCGTGATAAGAGAAGAGAGTACTCTGAGCTTCAGTGGGAGAAATAA
- a CDS encoding YezD family protein: MGSEELQTVRKNTVNESDIQRIVEFIQSVQFGSVVVVIQDGKIVQIEKNEKLRMK; encoded by the coding sequence GTGGGAAGCGAGGAGCTGCAGACAGTTAGAAAAAACACTGTAAATGAGAGTGATATTCAAAGGATAGTGGAATTTATCCAATCTGTACAGTTTGGTTCCGTTGTAGTTGTAATCCAGGATGGGAAGATAGTACAGATTGAGAAGAACGAAAAATTGAGGATGAAATAA
- a CDS encoding GNAT family N-acetyltransferase, producing MAFIGNAPTSYNISIMNLELKHSLTVKEYNSLRKSVNWKELPETQAERGLKNTYYLTAAVLDGQTVGMARLISDGGYVAYLADVVVNENYQGLGIGRLIMKDMLDYIKNTLSQGDQVMVILVAAKGKEEFYTKLGFIQRPNETYGAGMTLWLQSE from the coding sequence ATGGCTTTCATAGGCAATGCACCTACAAGCTATAATATATCAATTATGAATCTTGAATTAAAGCACAGCTTAACCGTGAAGGAATATAATTCATTAAGGAAAAGTGTTAACTGGAAAGAACTTCCTGAAACACAAGCTGAAAGAGGACTCAAAAATACCTACTACCTTACTGCGGCTGTTTTAGACGGACAAACTGTCGGCATGGCACGTCTTATCAGTGACGGAGGATATGTGGCTTATCTTGCTGATGTAGTAGTAAATGAGAATTACCAGGGGTTAGGAATCGGCAGACTAATTATGAAGGATATGCTGGATTATATTAAAAACACCCTCTCCCAGGGGGACCAGGTTATGGTAATACTGGTTGCCGCGAAGGGTAAAGAAGAGTTTTACACGAAATTAGGGTTTATTCAAAGACCCAATGAGACATATGGAGCCGGCATGACCCTATGGCTTCAGAGCGAATAG
- a CDS encoding nitroreductase family protein, which translates to MNEVINQLKSRKSVRVFEERMIEEEIKEEIINAAFEAPTAGAMMLYSIIDITDAYKKHELSILCDNQPFIEKAPMVMVFLADYQRWYDTFTYNNCQPRTPGTGDILLAASDALIAAQNTVVAAESLGLGSCYIGDIIEHCEEVRELLGLPEYTIPAAMLVYGYPSQSQKERKKPARFDKDYIVFENSYKHLEKEEHRAMYQRREEKAGHPQKDITETIQAFCQRKYMSEFCMEMNRSAEVYFKNFRK; encoded by the coding sequence ATGAATGAAGTAATAAATCAACTTAAGAGCCGAAAATCGGTACGTGTTTTTGAAGAAAGAATGATAGAAGAAGAAATCAAAGAAGAGATAATTAATGCAGCGTTTGAAGCTCCTACTGCCGGAGCTATGATGCTGTATTCCATAATTGATATTACGGATGCCTATAAGAAACATGAATTGTCCATATTATGTGATAACCAGCCTTTTATAGAAAAAGCTCCGATGGTGATGGTATTCCTTGCAGATTATCAGCGTTGGTATGATACCTTTACCTATAATAATTGCCAACCAAGAACACCAGGGACCGGTGATATACTTCTTGCTGCCTCCGACGCCTTGATAGCCGCACAAAATACAGTAGTAGCCGCAGAGTCCCTTGGCTTAGGTTCCTGCTATATCGGTGATATTATTGAACATTGTGAAGAGGTCAGAGAATTACTTGGTTTACCGGAATACACGATTCCGGCTGCCATGCTGGTATATGGCTATCCAAGTCAAAGTCAAAAGGAGAGAAAGAAACCGGCCCGTTTCGATAAAGATTACATTGTTTTTGAAAACAGTTATAAGCATCTGGAAAAGGAAGAACATCGTGCAATGTATCAGAGAAGGGAAGAAAAGGCCGGACATCCACAGAAAGATATAACTGAAACAATTCAGGCCTTTTGCCAAAGAAAATATATGTCCGAATTCTGTATGGAAATGAACCGGTCTGCAGAAGTATATTTTAAGAACTTCCGTAAATAA
- the der gene encoding ribosome biogenesis GTPase Der, translating into MSKPIVAIVGRPNVGKSTLFNALAGERIAIVQDFPGVTRDRIYADVTWLDKQFTMIDTGGIEPESNDVLLSYMRQQAEIAIQTADVIVFLVDVRQGLVDDDFKVADMLRRSTKPIVLVVNKVDNFDKLMPDVYEFYNLGIGDPHPVSASSKLGLGDMLDEVIGHFNPADLKEEEDERPRIAIVGKPNVGKSSIINKLIGEERVIVSSIAGTTRDAIDTTVKYHGKEFIFIDTAGLRRKSKIKEEIERFSIVRTVSAVERADIVVLVIDAMEGVTEQDAKIAGIAHERGKGIIIAVNKWDAIEKDDKTIYKHTKEIKEVLSYMPYAEMIFISALTGQRLNKLFDLIEQVIQNQNLRIATGVLNEIMAEAVALQQPPSDKGKRLKLYYITQVSIKPPTFVIFVNDKELMHFSYTRYIENKIREAFGFSGTSLKFFIRERKEKE; encoded by the coding sequence ATGAGTAAACCGATTGTTGCAATAGTCGGCAGGCCGAATGTCGGCAAATCGACTTTGTTTAATGCCCTTGCAGGCGAGAGAATAGCTATTGTTCAGGACTTTCCAGGTGTCACCAGAGATAGAATCTATGCAGATGTTACCTGGCTTGATAAGCAGTTCACTATGATTGATACAGGCGGAATTGAGCCGGAGAGCAATGATGTTCTGCTTTCTTATATGAGACAACAAGCAGAAATAGCCATTCAAACGGCTGATGTTATCGTTTTCCTTGTAGATGTTAGACAGGGTTTGGTTGACGATGATTTTAAGGTTGCAGATATGTTAAGACGTTCCACAAAACCAATTGTTCTTGTTGTAAATAAAGTAGATAATTTTGATAAATTGATGCCGGACGTATATGAATTCTATAACCTTGGCATTGGTGATCCCCACCCGGTATCTGCATCTTCAAAACTGGGGCTTGGAGATATGCTTGATGAGGTAATCGGACACTTTAACCCTGCAGACCTGAAAGAAGAAGAGGATGAACGACCCCGTATTGCTATTGTCGGAAAGCCCAATGTAGGGAAATCTTCTATTATTAATAAGTTAATCGGTGAAGAAAGAGTGATTGTATCAAGTATTGCAGGTACCACCAGAGATGCCATAGATACTACTGTCAAATACCATGGCAAGGAATTTATCTTTATAGATACTGCAGGCTTAAGAAGAAAAAGTAAAATAAAAGAAGAGATTGAACGCTTTAGTATTGTTCGTACGGTATCAGCCGTTGAGCGTGCGGATATTGTCGTTCTGGTAATTGACGCTATGGAAGGCGTAACAGAGCAGGATGCTAAAATCGCAGGAATTGCCCATGAAAGAGGAAAGGGTATTATTATTGCGGTAAATAAATGGGATGCAATTGAAAAAGATGATAAAACAATTTATAAGCATACCAAGGAAATAAAAGAAGTGCTTTCTTATATGCCTTATGCAGAAATGATATTTATATCCGCATTAACAGGACAGAGACTTAATAAATTGTTTGATTTGATTGAGCAGGTTATCCAGAATCAGAACTTAAGAATTGCTACCGGAGTCTTAAACGAGATTATGGCAGAAGCAGTAGCCCTTCAGCAGCCGCCCTCCGATAAAGGTAAGCGTTTGAAATTATACTATATTACACAGGTTTCCATTAAGCCACCGACTTTTGTTATTTTTGTTAACGACAAGGAATTGATGCATTTTTCCTACACCAGATACATTGAAAATAAAATCAGGGAAGCCTTTGGATTTTCAGGAACATCACTTAAATTCTTTATAAGGGAGCGAAAGGAAAAAGAATAG